One Opitutus sp. ER46 genomic region harbors:
- a CDS encoding branched-chain amino acid ABC transporter permease — protein sequence MLPRPHLVLLVGLALAFGFGQFADSIDPYFLDVLTGIGISVILAVSLNLVNGYTGQFSLGHAGFMSIGAYLSAAVSLYLGPKLLGESGGTAMQQGSMFLLALLCGGVCAAIAGWFVGVPSLRLKGDYLALVTLGFGEIIRVIFQNVDVLGGALGLNGIPPYTTIGWVLGVAAITIFVVVCLVHSTYGRGFLATRDDEIASEAVGLNTTHYKIVAFVIGAFFAGVAGGLYGHFKMTITPTGFDFTKSIEIVVMVILGGMGNTVGVILAAILLTLLPELLRPVAEYRMVIYSFLLVVLMLVRPQGLFNFHRPQGRQAKL from the coding sequence ATGCTCCCGCGCCCTCATCTCGTCCTTCTCGTCGGGCTCGCCCTGGCCTTCGGCTTTGGCCAGTTCGCCGATTCCATTGATCCCTACTTTCTCGATGTGCTTACCGGCATCGGCATCAGCGTCATCCTCGCGGTCTCGCTCAACCTGGTGAACGGCTACACCGGGCAGTTTTCGCTCGGCCACGCCGGCTTCATGTCCATCGGCGCCTACCTGTCCGCCGCCGTGAGCCTTTACCTCGGCCCGAAATTGCTCGGCGAAAGCGGCGGCACCGCGATGCAGCAGGGCAGCATGTTCCTCCTGGCCCTGCTCTGCGGCGGCGTGTGCGCCGCCATCGCCGGCTGGTTCGTGGGCGTGCCGTCGCTGCGCCTCAAGGGCGACTACCTCGCGCTCGTGACGCTCGGCTTCGGCGAGATCATCCGGGTGATCTTCCAGAACGTCGACGTGCTCGGCGGCGCCCTGGGCCTCAACGGCATTCCGCCCTACACCACCATCGGCTGGGTGCTCGGCGTTGCCGCCATCACCATCTTCGTCGTCGTCTGCCTCGTGCACTCGACCTACGGCCGTGGTTTCCTCGCCACCCGCGACGATGAGATCGCCAGCGAGGCGGTCGGCCTCAACACCACGCACTACAAGATCGTGGCGTTCGTCATCGGCGCCTTCTTCGCCGGCGTCGCCGGCGGACTCTACGGTCACTTCAAGATGACGATCACGCCGACGGGCTTCGATTTCACGAAGAGCATCGAGATCGTCGTCATGGTCATCCTCGGCGGCATGGGCAACACGGTCGGCGTCATCCTCGCGGCCATCCTGCTCACGCTCCTGCCGGAGCTCCTGCGTCCGGTCGCGGAATACCGGATGGTCATCTACTCCTTCCTCCTGGTGGTGCTCATGCTCGTGCGCCCGCAGGGTCTCTTCAATTTTCACCGTCCGCAGGGCCGCCAGGCCAAACTCTGA
- a CDS encoding branched-chain amino acid ABC transporter permease, which translates to MSEFLQQLLNGLSLGAIYALIALGYTMVYGVLRFINFAHSDVFMVGAFIGYYAGKLVPEGTLWGGLSVLLLAMLGCAVLGIIIERLAYRPLRGRPTLNVLITAIGVSLLLEYSGQVFFGAAPRTFPQIFPMKSFDLGGLVISTNQLAVIVLAIVLMIGLQLIVFRTKMGTAMRAVALNPQAAQLVGVNNDIVISFTFGLGSALAAAGGILYAMNYPSIDPLMGVMPGLKAFVAAVLGGIGNIPGAALGGLILGTIETFVNGSEWSTYKDAIAFAVLILIMLFRPAGLLGKFSVEKV; encoded by the coding sequence GTGTCTGAATTCCTGCAACAGCTTCTGAACGGCCTCTCGCTGGGCGCCATCTACGCGCTCATCGCGCTGGGCTACACCATGGTTTACGGCGTCCTGCGGTTCATCAACTTCGCGCACTCCGACGTCTTCATGGTCGGCGCCTTCATCGGTTACTACGCCGGCAAGCTCGTGCCCGAGGGGACACTCTGGGGCGGCCTCAGCGTGCTGCTCCTCGCCATGCTCGGTTGCGCCGTGCTCGGCATCATCATCGAGCGGCTCGCCTATCGCCCGCTGCGCGGCCGGCCGACGCTCAACGTGCTGATCACCGCCATCGGCGTGTCGCTCCTGCTGGAGTACAGCGGCCAGGTCTTCTTCGGCGCCGCGCCCCGCACGTTCCCGCAGATCTTTCCGATGAAGTCGTTCGACCTCGGCGGGCTCGTGATCTCCACCAACCAGCTCGCGGTGATCGTGCTCGCGATCGTGCTGATGATCGGGCTCCAGCTGATCGTCTTCCGCACCAAGATGGGCACCGCGATGCGCGCGGTGGCGCTCAACCCGCAGGCCGCCCAGCTCGTGGGCGTGAACAACGACATCGTGATCTCGTTTACCTTCGGCCTCGGCTCCGCCCTGGCCGCCGCCGGCGGCATCCTGTACGCGATGAACTACCCGTCGATCGATCCGCTGATGGGCGTCATGCCGGGCCTGAAGGCATTCGTCGCCGCCGTGCTCGGCGGCATCGGCAACATTCCCGGCGCCGCGCTGGGCGGGCTCATCCTGGGCACGATCGAGACGTTCGTGAACGGCAGCGAGTGGTCGACCTACAAGGACGCCATCGCCTTCGCCGTCCTCATTCTGATCATGCTGTTCCGCCCGGCCGGCCTGCTCGGCAAGTTCAGCGTGGAGAAGGTCTAG
- a CDS encoding ABC transporter ATP-binding protein encodes MADPLLQLDHVTIRFGGLTAVNAVDFTVNPGELCGLIGPNGAGKTTVFNLITGVYQPTDGAVRFGGRDLKGLRVDDIVARGIARTFQNIRLFGSLSVFDNVRVACNLHRRSGAWQSLVRLGGFRRDEGAIAQRVETLLEMFNLSRFRDTPARSLPYGEQRRLEIVRCLATAPKLLLLDEPAAGMNPTEKVELVRLIQEVQRQFQLSILLVEHSMKVVMKCCQRIAVLDYGVKIAEGTPAQIQSDPKVIEAYLGEDHQQSLSHH; translated from the coding sequence GTGGCCGACCCTCTCCTTCAACTCGATCACGTCACCATCCGCTTCGGCGGCCTGACCGCCGTCAACGCGGTCGACTTCACCGTCAACCCCGGCGAGCTTTGCGGCCTCATCGGCCCGAACGGCGCGGGCAAGACCACCGTCTTCAACCTGATCACCGGGGTGTACCAACCCACCGACGGAGCCGTGCGGTTCGGCGGACGCGATCTCAAGGGCCTGCGGGTCGATGACATCGTCGCGCGCGGTATCGCCCGCACGTTCCAGAACATCCGGCTGTTCGGCTCGCTCTCGGTCTTCGACAACGTCCGCGTCGCCTGCAACCTGCACCGCCGGTCGGGCGCATGGCAGTCCCTCGTGCGGCTCGGCGGGTTTCGGCGCGACGAGGGCGCCATCGCGCAGCGGGTTGAGACGCTGCTCGAGATGTTCAATCTCAGCCGCTTCCGCGACACCCCCGCGCGCAGTCTCCCCTACGGCGAACAGCGCCGGCTCGAGATCGTCCGCTGTCTCGCCACCGCGCCGAAGCTGCTCCTCCTCGACGAACCCGCCGCCGGCATGAACCCGACCGAGAAGGTCGAGCTCGTACGCCTCATCCAGGAGGTCCAGCGGCAGTTCCAGCTCTCGATCCTCCTGGTCGAGCACTCGATGAAGGTGGTCATGAAGTGCTGCCAGCGGATCGCCGTGCTCGATTACGGCGTGAAGATCGCCGAGGGCACTCCCGCCCAGATCCAGAGCGACCCCAAGGTCATCGAGGCGTACCTCGGCGAGGATCACCAGCAGAGCCTTTCGCACCACTGA
- a CDS encoding ABC transporter substrate-binding protein yields the protein MPGPLRLLALALLVSGPLAAPAAEPIKLGEYASLTGKEATFGQSAHRGVVMAVEELNAAGGILGRRLELVAEDDQSKPGEAATIVKKLISRDKVIAVIGEVASSRSLEGAAVCQAARIPMISPASTAPEVTARGDYIFRACFIDPFQGTIMARFAQHTLHAKRVGIMSSITSAESVGLSRYFREQFARDGGTVALEQRYADGDKDFRAQLTAVRAAGVDALFIPGYYVEAALICKQARALGLQIPLFGIDGWESPELVRLGGAAVEGAYFATHFSPEDSAAAVVSFNTRFQKRWGVGSDTLAGLGYDSVMMLADALQRAGTTDAPKLRDALAATKDLVGVTGTITLDAQRNPTKSAVVLQVRGGKFHFIETITP from the coding sequence ATGCCTGGCCCCCTTCGGCTCCTCGCCCTCGCCCTCCTGGTTTCCGGCCCGCTTGCCGCGCCCGCAGCCGAACCGATCAAGCTCGGCGAATATGCCTCGCTCACCGGCAAGGAGGCTACGTTTGGCCAGTCCGCGCACCGCGGTGTCGTCATGGCCGTCGAGGAGCTCAATGCCGCCGGTGGCATCCTCGGCCGGCGGCTCGAGCTCGTGGCCGAGGACGATCAGTCCAAGCCCGGCGAGGCCGCGACCATCGTCAAGAAGCTGATCTCCCGCGACAAAGTCATCGCCGTGATCGGTGAGGTGGCCTCGAGCCGATCCCTCGAAGGCGCCGCGGTGTGCCAGGCTGCACGCATTCCGATGATCTCGCCGGCGTCGACGGCCCCGGAGGTGACCGCCCGCGGCGACTACATCTTCCGCGCGTGTTTCATCGATCCGTTTCAGGGCACGATCATGGCGCGCTTTGCCCAACACACCCTGCACGCGAAGCGCGTCGGCATCATGAGCTCGATCACCTCCGCCGAAAGCGTCGGGCTGTCGCGCTACTTTCGGGAGCAGTTCGCGCGCGACGGCGGCACCGTGGCGCTGGAGCAGCGCTACGCCGATGGCGACAAGGACTTCCGCGCCCAGCTCACCGCCGTCCGCGCCGCGGGCGTGGACGCACTTTTCATCCCGGGCTACTACGTCGAAGCCGCACTCATCTGCAAACAGGCCCGCGCGCTGGGCCTGCAGATACCGCTGTTCGGCATCGACGGCTGGGAGTCACCCGAACTGGTGCGGCTCGGGGGAGCCGCCGTGGAGGGTGCCTACTTTGCCACCCATTTCTCGCCCGAGGATTCCGCCGCCGCCGTCGTGTCGTTCAACACCCGCTTCCAGAAGCGCTGGGGCGTCGGCTCCGACACGCTCGCGGGCCTCGGCTACGACTCTGTCATGATGCTCGCCGACGCGCTGCAGCGCGCGGGAACGACCGATGCTCCGAAACTGCGCGATGCTCTGGCCGCGACCAAAGACCTCGTGGGCGTCACCGGCACCATCACGCTCGACGCCCAGCGCAATCCCACCAAGTCCGCCGTCGTGCTCCAGGTCCGCGGCGGCAAGTTCCACTTTATCGAAACCATCACCCCGTAG
- a CDS encoding ABC transporter substrate-binding protein, with protein MTLQHFRFGSDLRRTLGSFTCILRLSLLLLPVALAAAPIRIGEVEPLTGKEAAFGQSSHQGIVLAVEEINARGGVLGRRLELVTHDNQSRPGDTATITKKLITRDRVVAVVNGGTSNQCTESAPICQHARIPLVATTATNPPLTEMGNYVFRTCFTDTFQGAVLARFAHDTLKARRVALLTSVSSAFSVGLSRAFRDAFIALGGEIVGEQRYAEGDKDFRAQLTAIRGLKPDAIAAMGYYTEGALICRQARDLGLSCPLVSGDGWEAPELVQIGGAAVNGTFYSSHFSAESTEPAAQAFVQKYRHRFDGATPDSLAALSYDAMLILADALHRAGTTDGPAVRDALAATKAFPGITGRTTIDPRRDASKPATIIAVESGRFRLLQSIEP; from the coding sequence ATGACCCTCCAGCACTTCCGTTTCGGCTCCGACCTCCGCCGCACGCTCGGCTCCTTCACCTGCATCCTCCGGCTCAGCCTGCTCCTCCTGCCCGTCGCGCTGGCTGCCGCACCCATCCGGATCGGAGAGGTCGAGCCGCTCACCGGCAAGGAGGCCGCCTTCGGCCAGTCCTCCCATCAGGGCATCGTGCTCGCCGTCGAGGAGATCAACGCCCGCGGCGGCGTTCTCGGCCGGCGCCTCGAACTCGTCACGCACGACAACCAGTCCAGGCCGGGTGACACCGCCACGATCACGAAGAAGCTGATCACCCGCGACCGCGTGGTCGCCGTCGTCAATGGCGGCACGTCCAACCAATGCACGGAGAGCGCGCCGATCTGCCAGCATGCCCGTATCCCACTGGTGGCGACCACCGCCACCAACCCGCCGCTGACGGAGATGGGAAACTACGTTTTCCGCACCTGCTTCACCGACACCTTCCAGGGCGCTGTCCTCGCCCGGTTCGCGCACGACACCCTCAAGGCCCGGCGCGTCGCCCTCCTGACCTCGGTGTCCTCCGCGTTCAGCGTCGGCCTTTCCCGCGCCTTCCGCGACGCCTTCATCGCGCTCGGCGGCGAGATCGTGGGCGAGCAGCGCTACGCCGAGGGCGACAAGGACTTTCGCGCCCAGCTCACCGCCATCCGCGGGCTGAAACCCGACGCCATCGCCGCCATGGGCTACTACACGGAGGGCGCGCTGATCTGCCGCCAGGCCCGCGACCTCGGCCTGAGCTGCCCGCTCGTCAGTGGCGACGGCTGGGAGGCGCCGGAGCTCGTCCAGATCGGCGGCGCCGCCGTCAACGGCACGTTCTACTCCTCGCATTTCTCGGCCGAGAGCACTGAGCCCGCCGCGCAGGCGTTCGTGCAAAAATATCGCCACCGCTTCGATGGCGCCACGCCCGACTCCCTCGCCGCCCTCTCCTACGATGCAATGCTGATCCTGGCCGACGCCCTGCACCGCGCCGGCACGACCGACGGACCTGCCGTGCGCGACGCCCTCGCGGCGACGAAGGCGTTCCCCGGCATCACCGGACGCACCACCATCGACCCGCGCCGCGACGCCTCCAAGCCCGCCACCATCATCGCGGTGGAGAGCGGCCGGTTCCGGCTCCTCCAGTCGATCGAGCCCTAA
- a CDS encoding glycosyl hydrolase, with protein sequence MRSPRLVASLAAALLTCASAFAAPAAPTSATPASAWPEITRENKPWTRWWWPGSAVDRASLTYQLEQFASAGLGGVEITPIYGAKGAEDRYIDFLSQRWMQMLEHTGTEAQRLGLGVDMATGTGWPFGGPWIDEGNALKKVALIEGTLTGVPTGMMVKRAAPGGEGLVVDPYSPDALQRYLARFDRAFAGFPRPLIRSQFHDSFEYFSASWSPLLPAVFKEMHGYDIQEHAAELLGQKPADPDTLGRLKGDYRATLARMHLDFLHAWVVWSHQNGFLVRNQSHGAPGNLLDLYANADIAETEVFGSTPFPIPGLRRAPEDVRHDQDLPETLVIRMASSASHVAGHPLTSSETCTWLRDHWKVSLAFAKPEIDRLFADGINHIVFHGTVFSPRDAAWPGWLFYASTQFNPNNPWWDDFSALTRYVARVQSVLQRGTPDNEVLLYWPIADVFENPKGLMMQLGVHNVSWLTEHPVGRTARALLAQGYSFDYISDAQLQQTHVEAGALVTPGARYRVLLVPAARRMPVETLRQILELGRQGAKIIFQAVPEDVPGLGRLAQRRAEFQKLQAALREAAAAPGTNLQLAPASALAALEQFGVAREPVAQHGISVIRRANGTGYDYFFANLTGQALDGWMPLGRRAESVVILDPLNGHAGRAALRQHAGHTEIYLQLVPGESLLARSGSVAASPALAAWPYRQTAGAAVPLAGEWQLEFIKGGPALPATVKTTTLKPWTELAGTDAERFAGTARYRLEFEAPTASAEDWDLALGDVRESARVRLNGQPVGTAWSLPFRLRVGHLLKPGRNVLEIEVTNLAANRIRDLDRRGVDWKIMREINFVNINYQPFDASNWPVTPSGLLGPVSLIPLRPAKP encoded by the coding sequence ATGCGCTCACCCCGTCTCGTCGCGTCGCTCGCCGCTGCCCTCCTCACCTGCGCTTCCGCCTTCGCCGCCCCCGCCGCGCCGACCTCCGCCACTCCGGCCTCGGCGTGGCCCGAGATCACGCGCGAGAACAAGCCGTGGACGCGCTGGTGGTGGCCCGGCAGCGCCGTCGACCGCGCCAGCCTCACGTATCAGCTGGAGCAATTCGCCAGCGCCGGGCTCGGCGGCGTCGAGATCACGCCGATCTACGGCGCGAAGGGCGCCGAGGACCGCTACATCGATTTTCTTTCCCAACGCTGGATGCAGATGCTCGAGCACACCGGCACCGAGGCCCAGCGGCTCGGGCTCGGGGTCGACATGGCCACCGGCACCGGCTGGCCGTTCGGCGGCCCCTGGATCGATGAGGGCAACGCCCTGAAGAAAGTCGCTCTCATCGAGGGCACCCTCACCGGCGTGCCGACCGGCATGATGGTCAAACGCGCGGCGCCTGGCGGTGAGGGTCTCGTCGTCGACCCCTACTCGCCCGATGCGCTCCAGCGGTACCTCGCGCGCTTCGACCGCGCCTTCGCCGGTTTCCCGCGGCCGCTCATCCGCAGCCAGTTTCACGATTCCTTCGAGTACTTTTCCGCCAGCTGGTCGCCCCTGCTCCCCGCCGTGTTCAAGGAGATGCACGGCTACGATATCCAGGAGCACGCCGCCGAACTGCTCGGCCAGAAGCCCGCCGACCCCGACACCCTCGGACGTCTCAAAGGCGACTACCGCGCCACACTCGCGCGCATGCACCTCGATTTCCTGCACGCCTGGGTCGTCTGGTCACACCAGAACGGCTTCCTCGTGCGCAACCAGTCGCATGGCGCCCCCGGCAACCTGCTCGATCTCTACGCCAACGCCGACATCGCCGAGACCGAAGTCTTCGGCTCCACGCCTTTCCCGATCCCCGGCCTCCGCCGCGCGCCCGAGGATGTGCGCCACGACCAGGACCTGCCCGAGACGCTCGTGATTCGCATGGCCTCCTCGGCCTCGCACGTGGCCGGCCATCCGCTCACCTCCAGCGAAACCTGCACTTGGCTGCGCGACCACTGGAAGGTCTCCCTCGCCTTCGCGAAGCCCGAGATCGACCGGTTGTTCGCCGACGGCATCAACCACATCGTCTTTCACGGCACCGTCTTCTCGCCCCGCGACGCCGCGTGGCCGGGCTGGCTCTTCTACGCCTCCACCCAGTTCAACCCCAACAACCCGTGGTGGGACGACTTCAGCGCCCTCACCCGCTACGTCGCACGCGTACAGTCGGTCCTCCAGCGCGGCACGCCTGACAACGAGGTGCTGCTCTACTGGCCCATCGCCGACGTGTTCGAAAACCCGAAGGGCCTCATGATGCAGCTCGGCGTGCACAACGTGAGCTGGTTGACCGAACACCCGGTCGGCCGGACCGCCCGCGCGCTGCTCGCTCAGGGTTACAGCTTCGACTACATCTCCGATGCGCAACTCCAGCAGACCCACGTCGAAGCCGGCGCCCTTGTCACCCCCGGCGCGCGCTATCGTGTGCTGCTCGTCCCCGCCGCCCGGCGCATGCCGGTCGAGACCCTCCGCCAGATCCTCGAGCTCGGCCGCCAGGGCGCGAAGATCATCTTCCAGGCCGTGCCCGAGGACGTACCCGGACTCGGCCGTCTCGCCCAACGCCGCGCCGAGTTCCAAAAACTCCAGGCCGCCCTCCGCGAAGCCGCCGCCGCGCCCGGCACGAACCTCCAGCTTGCGCCCGCGAGTGCCCTCGCGGCGCTCGAGCAATTCGGCGTGGCCCGGGAACCGGTCGCCCAACACGGCATCAGCGTCATCCGCCGCGCCAACGGCACCGGCTACGACTACTTCTTTGCCAACCTCACGGGCCAGGCGCTCGATGGCTGGATGCCGCTCGGCCGGCGCGCGGAATCGGTCGTCATCCTCGACCCGCTCAACGGACATGCCGGCCGCGCGGCCCTCCGCCAGCACGCCGGCCACACCGAAATCTACCTCCAGCTCGTCCCCGGCGAATCCCTCCTGGCGCGCAGCGGCTCCGTCGCCGCGAGCCCCGCGCTCGCCGCCTGGCCGTACCGGCAGACCGCCGGCGCCGCCGTCCCGCTCGCGGGGGAATGGCAGCTCGAGTTCATCAAGGGCGGCCCCGCGCTCCCCGCCACCGTGAAGACGACCACGCTGAAGCCCTGGACCGAACTCGCCGGCACCGACGCCGAGCGGTTCGCCGGCACCGCGCGTTACCGTCTTGAGTTCGAGGCGCCGACGGCCAGTGCCGAGGACTGGGACCTCGCGCTTGGCGACGTCCGTGAGAGCGCACGCGTGCGCCTCAACGGCCAGCCGGTCGGCACCGCCTGGAGCCTCCCCTTCCGCCTGCGTGTCGGTCACCTGCTCAAGCCCGGGCGCAATGTCCTCGAAATCGAGGTCACGAATCTGGCCGCCAACCGTATCCGCGATCTGGATCGCCGGGGCGTGGACTGGAAGATCATGCGCGAGATCAACTTCGTGAACATCAACTACCAGCCGTTCGACGCCTCGAACTGGCCCGTCACTCCGTCCGGACTCCTCGGTCCCGTCTCCCTCATCCCGCTCCGGCCCGCCAAGCCCTGA
- a CDS encoding ABC transporter substrate-binding protein, with the protein MKRLLHLAALLAGLLPALHAADPIRIGEYASLTGKEAGFGQTSHHGVILAIEEINAAGGILGRKLELVYEDNQTKGGESATAVKKLISRNKVVALIGEVSSSRSLEAAPIAQQFRVPMIAPAATNPEVTKKGNYIFRACFIDPFQGQVMAKFAQEDLKAKRVAILSSVSNAYSLGLAKVFRETFTAAGGEIVAENSFSEGDKDFRAQLTAVKATNPDVVFVPAYYTEAALIVRQARDLGLTMPFIGGDGWEDDQLMKTGGSAMNGCYYSTHFSAQNSDPAVVAFVAKYKARWGGELPGAFSALGYDSVYIIARAIERAGTTAGPKLRDAIAATKDLAGVTGVTTLDAQRNASKAASINVIKDGRITFLRTVAP; encoded by the coding sequence ATGAAACGACTGCTCCACCTCGCCGCCCTGCTCGCCGGATTGCTCCCTGCCCTCCACGCCGCCGACCCCATCCGCATCGGCGAATACGCCTCGCTCACCGGCAAGGAGGCCGGCTTCGGCCAGACCTCCCACCACGGCGTCATTCTCGCCATCGAGGAAATCAACGCCGCCGGCGGCATTCTCGGCCGCAAGCTGGAACTTGTCTACGAGGACAACCAGACCAAGGGCGGTGAGAGCGCCACCGCGGTCAAGAAGCTCATCTCGCGCAACAAGGTTGTCGCGCTGATCGGCGAGGTGTCCTCCTCCCGTTCCCTGGAGGCCGCTCCCATCGCACAGCAGTTCCGCGTCCCGATGATCGCCCCGGCGGCGACCAACCCTGAGGTGACCAAGAAGGGCAACTACATCTTCCGCGCGTGCTTCATCGATCCGTTTCAGGGCCAGGTCATGGCGAAGTTCGCGCAGGAGGATCTGAAGGCGAAGCGCGTCGCCATCCTGTCGAGTGTCTCCAACGCCTACAGCCTCGGTCTCGCCAAGGTGTTCCGGGAAACCTTCACCGCCGCCGGCGGTGAGATTGTGGCGGAGAACAGCTTCTCCGAGGGCGACAAGGACTTCCGGGCCCAGCTCACCGCCGTCAAGGCCACCAATCCCGACGTTGTCTTCGTTCCCGCCTACTACACCGAGGCGGCGCTCATCGTCCGCCAGGCCCGCGACCTTGGGCTCACCATGCCTTTCATCGGCGGCGACGGTTGGGAGGACGATCAACTGATGAAGACCGGCGGCAGCGCGATGAATGGCTGCTACTACTCGACGCATTTCTCCGCGCAGAACTCCGATCCCGCCGTGGTCGCCTTCGTCGCCAAGTACAAGGCCCGCTGGGGCGGCGAGCTCCCCGGCGCGTTCTCCGCCCTCGGCTACGACAGCGTCTACATCATCGCGCGCGCGATCGAACGCGCTGGCACCACCGCCGGCCCCAAGTTGCGCGACGCCATCGCCGCCACCAAGGATCTCGCCGGCGTGACCGGCGTCACCACCCTCGACGCCCAGCGCAACGCGTCAAAGGCCGCCTCCATCAACGTCATCAAGGACGGCAGGATCACCTTCCTGCGGACTGTCGCCCCATAG
- a CDS encoding ABC transporter ATP-binding protein encodes MLEVSDLHVSYGAISALNGISFAIKPGSIVTLIGGNGAGKTTTLRTISGLLRPQSGLITFLGEDISTLPAHEIVARGLCHVPEGRMIFSNLTVNENLAMGAFLEQDPAVKARNRDYVFSIFPRLNERLHQTAGTLSGGEQQMLAIGRALMGSPKFLMLDEPSLGIAPRLISTIFEKIVEINRHHGITILLVEQNANLALEISTYAYVLETGRIAMEGESGRLRADPQLKAAYLGG; translated from the coding sequence ATGCTCGAGGTTTCCGATCTCCACGTTTCCTACGGCGCCATCTCCGCGCTGAACGGCATCTCCTTCGCCATCAAACCGGGCTCGATCGTGACACTGATCGGCGGCAACGGCGCGGGGAAGACCACCACCCTGCGCACCATCTCCGGGCTTCTGCGTCCGCAGTCGGGGCTGATCACCTTCCTCGGCGAGGACATCTCCACGCTCCCTGCCCACGAAATCGTCGCGCGCGGGCTCTGCCACGTGCCCGAGGGTCGGATGATCTTCTCCAACCTCACGGTGAACGAGAACCTCGCGATGGGCGCCTTCCTCGAGCAGGACCCGGCGGTCAAGGCCCGCAACCGGGACTACGTTTTCAGCATCTTCCCGCGGCTCAACGAGCGGCTCCACCAGACCGCCGGCACCCTGTCCGGCGGCGAACAGCAGATGCTCGCCATCGGGCGCGCTCTCATGGGCAGTCCGAAGTTCCTGATGCTCGACGAGCCCTCGCTCGGCATCGCGCCCCGGCTGATCAGCACGATTTTCGAGAAGATCGTGGAGATTAACCGCCACCACGGGATCACCATCCTCCTCGTCGAGCAGAACGCCAACCTCGCGCTCGAGATCTCCACCTACGCCTACGTCCTCGAAACGGGCCGCATCGCGATGGAAGGCGAAAGCGGCCGGTTGCGCGCCGACCCACAATTGAAGGCCGCCTACCTGGGCGGATGA
- a CDS encoding ABC transporter substrate-binding protein: MIVHRLVRALVLGALALFATAASRAAEPIRIGHIASLTGKEAAFGNATRKGILLAVEEINAAGGVLGRPIEYLVEDIQSKPGEAATATKKLISRDRVIAVLGANATANSLEAAPICQRAHIPMMAISSTSPSVTEVGNYIFRICFIDPFQGAVLAKFARSSLHAQRLAILTAATAPYSVGLSRVLRERFIALGGEVVAEQRYADGDKDFRAQLTAIRSTRPDVIAVTGYYTEAALVCLQARELGLQVPFIGGDGWEAPQLTELGGKAVEGSYYSTYFSAGNTAPEVRAFVQRYQTRWNGETPEAVSALGYDALRLVAQAITRIGTTDAPALRDAIAATKDFPGVTGRTTIDEKRNSAKAAVMLVVRQGRTEFFESVTP, translated from the coding sequence ATGATTGTCCACCGCCTCGTTCGCGCTCTCGTACTCGGCGCCCTTGCGCTCTTCGCCACCGCGGCCAGCCGCGCCGCCGAGCCGATCCGCATCGGCCATATTGCCTCGCTCACCGGCAAGGAGGCCGCGTTTGGCAACGCGACCCGCAAGGGTATCCTGCTGGCCGTCGAGGAGATCAACGCCGCGGGCGGCGTGCTGGGGCGCCCGATCGAGTACCTCGTCGAGGACATCCAGTCCAAGCCCGGCGAAGCCGCCACAGCCACGAAGAAGCTGATTTCCCGCGACCGCGTCATCGCCGTCCTCGGCGCCAACGCCACCGCCAACTCGCTCGAGGCCGCCCCGATCTGCCAGCGCGCGCATATCCCGATGATGGCGATCTCGTCCACGAGCCCCTCGGTCACCGAAGTCGGCAACTACATCTTCCGCATCTGCTTCATCGATCCATTCCAGGGCGCCGTCCTCGCCAAGTTTGCCCGCAGCTCCCTGCACGCGCAGCGGCTCGCCATCCTCACCGCCGCCACCGCCCCCTACAGCGTCGGGCTCTCCCGCGTGTTGCGCGAACGCTTCATCGCCCTGGGCGGCGAGGTCGTCGCCGAGCAGCGGTACGCCGATGGCGACAAGGACTTCCGGGCCCAGCTCACGGCCATCCGCTCCACCCGGCCGGACGTCATCGCGGTCACGGGCTATTACACCGAGGCCGCCCTGGTCTGCCTCCAGGCGCGCGAACTCGGCCTGCAGGTGCCGTTTATCGGCGGCGATGGCTGGGAGGCCCCTCAGCTCACCGAGCTCGGGGGCAAGGCGGTCGAGGGCTCGTACTATTCCACGTACTTCTCCGCCGGGAACACCGCCCCCGAGGTCCGCGCCTTTGTGCAGCGTTACCAAACGCGATGGAACGGCGAGACGCCGGAGGCCGTCTCCGCCCTCGGTTACGATGCGCTCCGGCTCGTGGCCCAGGCCATCACGCGTATCGGCACGACGGATGCTCCCGCGCTCCGCGATGCCATTGCCGCCACGAAGGATTTTCCCGGGGTCACCGGCCGCACGACGATCGATGAGAAGCGCAACAGCGCCAAGGCCGCGGTCATGCTCGTCGTCCGCCAGGGGCGAACCGAGTTCTTCGAGTCCGTCACCCCATGA